One stretch of Nicotiana tabacum cultivar K326 chromosome 18, ASM71507v2, whole genome shotgun sequence DNA includes these proteins:
- the LOC142172616 gene encoding uncharacterized protein LOC142172616 encodes MATNEQPAVVPPVITPANSNQGGSHAIDYNHPLFLSPSDVSGIQIISFQLTGIENYSLWFRSLRMALLGRNKLCLVDGTCTKEIFSENIWNHWERVNAIVLYWLMNSVSNGLLGGIMYASSAKAVWDDLHERFDKVDGSRSYNLHKEIATLSQGTLSVSAYFSKLKDLWEEFEALVPAPGCDCPKSREFVVHLQKLKLFQFLMGLNDSYS; translated from the coding sequence ATGGCGACTAATGAACAACCAGCTGTTGTTCCCCCTGTAATTACGCCTGCAAATTCAAATCAAGGAGGGTCGCATGCAATTGATTACAATCATCCACTGTTTTTAAGCCCTTCAGATGTTAGTGGTATTCAAATTATATCTTTTCAACTAACTGGGATTGAAAACTATTCCCTATGGTTTCGATCTTTGAGAATGGCGCTATTAGGAAGGAATAAATTGTGTTTGGTGGATGGTACATgcacaaaagaaattttttcagAAAATATATGGAATCATTGGGAAAGAGTAAATGCTATTGTGCTTTATTGGTTGATGAATTCTGTGAGTAATGGGTTACTTGGTGGTATAATGTATGCCTCAAGTGCAAAGGCTGTGTGGGATGATTTGCATGAAAGGTTTGATAAAGTGGATGGTTCAAGATCGTACAATTTACATAAAGAAATTGCTACACTTAGTCAAGGAACattatctgtttctgcttatttTTCAAAACTGAAAGATTTATGGGAGGAGTTTGAAGCACTGGTTCCTGCACCTGGGTGTGACTGTCCAAAATCAAGAGAGTTTGTTGTTCACTTGCAAAAATTGAAGCTGTTTCAATTCTTGATGGGGCTAAATGATTCCTACAGCTAG
- the LOC107775263 gene encoding uncharacterized protein LOC107775263, with protein sequence MGTNGNSSPNNTATHNAIVKPVLLPEIGPDGIARESPVIAYTEKIIEEEQLQLRKYIDENYSKIRDVERELTNLNMEMKLTAGPKKAALELMRKKIEMSTERIRVAKLREEQARKAWEAASQAVKDEEANKQKLCEDLNSLVLESSNSQLARLEELKRRLEAMNPSRASTASTPDQNPVGPVQSSMTQDVSSVKDTQEPSSGSSGNTSKEGNDRSSGAENGQNQLPSLGEARGKKKINLQGRVKGIGIVPKGRGSTAPGWTGAGFDVDGRS encoded by the exons ATGGGGACCAACGGTAATTCAAGTCCTAATAATACCGCTACTCACAATGCCATTGTCAAACCCGTGCTATTACCGGAGATTGGACCCGATGGCATTGCCAGAGAATCACCTGTCATTGCTTACACTGAAAAG ATAATTGAAGAAGAACAACTTCAATTGAGAAA ATATATTGATGAAAATTATTCCAAGATCCGTGATGTTGAAAGGGAactcacgaacctgaatatggaGATGAAGCTTACTGCTGGGCCAAAAAAAGCAG CACTTGAACTCATGAGAAAGAAAATAGAAATGTCAACAGAGAGAATCCGTGTTGCTAAGCTGAGGGAAGAGCAAGCACGAAAG GCTTGGGAAGCAGCATCACAGGCTGTTAAAGACGAGGAGGCGAATAAACAAAAGCTTTGTGAGGATTTGAATAGCCTG GTTCTGGAAAGTAGTAACAGTCAGCTTGCTAGATTGGAGGAATTGAAAAGACGGCTGGAAGCTATGAATCCAAGTAGAGCATCCACGGCCTCCACCCCT GATCAAAATCCTGTGGGACCTGTACAAAGCAGTATGACTCAAGATGTTTCCTCAGTTAAGGATACACAAGAACCGTCAAGCGGATCATCTGGAAATACATCGAAAGAAGGAAATGATAGAAGCAGTGGAGCAGAAAATGGACAAAACCAATTGCCTTCTCTTGGTGAAGCAAGAGGTAAGAAGAAAATCAACCTCCAAGGAAGAGTAAAGGGAATTGGCATAGTGCCTAAAGGTAGGGGTTCAACAGCACCTGGTTGGACTGGAGCTGGGTTTGATGTGGATGGTAGAAGTTGA
- the LOC142172615 gene encoding uncharacterized protein LOC142172615: MVNQAYAMVISDESQKSVAANAGLLGANPTSGTSQFDMAMYTKTGGNYEKTRKNFNLNCDVCKMKGHSKKNCYKVIGYPTEYRPRKKNTNTHSAYNVLSDVSVQGNQLPRGNWNENCVQNSQLTSSTVSANNSQNFGQMENTPWMGNCTFTKEQYDHIVQLLNKDNSSVATPSANDVSTATTPSANAAGIPCALLASNNLQEWIIDIGATNHMVVDIELLNKVSLMQTNQSKKVHLPNGETTQVTHIGTSTLTDQDIITNVFYIPQFKYNLLYVSKLTKELKCSVAFFPDFCIFQELFSGRVKTIGKKDNGLYILSRQKLPRNNAISLNTKETKISKATNSNDIELWHRRLGHVSATVLKKLFSTNAQDISAKIYLCTTCPCAKQTRQPFPISSIKTAASFELVDIDVWGPYKIPTMDGNMIFLTVVDDFSRTTWIFLLKLKSDGDLLYEIHMQLPQGFTSHGENKVCRLVKSLYGLKQAPRQWNAKLTEALMKSQFQQSRHDQSLFFKKIAEGITMKTAEGITVVLIYVDDMLVTGDSLKLIEETKAHLQQSFKMKDLSELKYLLGIKFARSEQGILMHQRKYALELIFETGVTAAKPSITPLDTNMKLTTTEYDEHLKKTKSTAQMNEELADLTSYQRLIDKLLYLIMTRLDISFSVQTLSPFLQRPKKSHMEATLRVVKYIKNSPGQGILLSSKLNNTISAYCDADWKQTTVSRSSIEAEYRNLATTVAELIWLIGLLKEVEVEVKLPVEVFSDSKELQQILFITKEQSTSRSTVISSEKKIVQGLIKTTYISTKEQPADMLTKGLNKD; this comes from the exons ATGGTTAATCAAGCATATGCCATGGTGATTAGTGATGAAAGCCAGAAATCAGTTGCAGCAAATGCTGGCTTACTAGGAGCAAATCCTACTTCTGGAACTAGTCAATTTGATATGGCAATGTATACTAAAACTGGGGGAAATTATGAGAAAACTAGAAAAAATTTCAATCTAAACTGTGATGTGTGCAAAATGAAAGGACATTCTAAAAAAAATTGCTATAAGGTTATAGGCTATCCTACAGAATATAGACCAAGAAAGAAGAACACAAATACACACAGTGCATATAATGTGCTATCTGATGTCAGTGTACAAGGTAATCAATTACCTAGAGGAAATTGGAATGAGAATTGTGTACAGAATTCTCAATTAACAAGCAGTACTGTGAGTGCCAATAATTCTCAGAATTTTGGTCAAATGGAAAATACACCTTGGATGGGAAATTGCACCTTCACAAAAGAGCAGTATGACCATATTGTTCAACTACTGAACAAAGACAATTCAAGTGTTGCAACACCATCAGCTAATGATGTTTCTACTGCAACAACACCATCAGCTAATGCTGCAGGTATTCCTTGTGCCTTATTAGCCTCTAATAACCTACAAGAATGGATCATAGACATAGGGGCTACAAATCATATGGTAGTTGATATCGAACTATTAAATAAAGTCTCTCTAATGCAAACAAATCAGTCAAAGAAAGTACATCTACCTAACGGAGAAACTACTCAAGTTACTCATATTGGAACTAGTACCTTAACAGATCAAGATATAATAACTAATGTATTTTACATCCCTCAATTCAAATATAACCTCTTGTATGTCTCTAAATTAACTAAGGAACTGAAATGCTCAGTTGCTTTCTTCCctgatttttgtatatttcagGAACTTTTCAGTGGGAGGGTGAAAACGATTGGTAAAAAAGACAATGGTCTATACATTCTCAGTAGACAAAAATTACCAAGAAATAATGCAATTAGTTTAAACACTAAGGAGACAAAAATCAGTAAAGCGACTAATTCAAATGATATTGAACTTTGGCATAGAAGACTTGGACATGTATCTGCTACTGTTCTCAAGAAACTATTTTCTACAAATGCACAAGATATATCTGCTAAAATCTATCTATGTACTACATGTCCTTGTGCAAAGCAAACAAGGCAACCATTTCCTATCAGTAGTATAAAAACAGCTGCTAGCTTTGAATTAGTTGACATAGATGTATGGGGTCCTTACAAAATTCCTACTATGGATGGTAATATGATCTTTCTAACTGTAGTAGATGATTTCTCTAGAACGACATGGATTTTCTTGCTGAAATTGAAATCTGAT GGAGATTTACTATATGAGATCCATATGCAACTACCCCAAGGATTCACAAGTCATGGGGAGAATAAGGTATGCAGACTTGTGAAATCTCTATATGGCTTGAAACAAGCTCCTAGACAATGGAATGCTAAACTGACAGAAGCATTAATGAAGTCTCAATTTCAGCAAAGTCGACATGATCAatctttattttttaagaaaattgcaGAAGGTATCACAATG aaaactGCAGAAGGTATCACAGTGGTATTAATCTATGTAGATGATATGCTTGTGACTGGTGACTCTCTGAAACTAATAGAGGAAACAAAAGCACATCTGCAACAGTCTTTCAAAATGAAAGATCTAAGTGAATTGAAGTACCTTCTAGGCATAAAATTTGCAAGATCAGAACAAGGGATTCTTATGCACCAGAGGAAGTATGCACTGGAACTGATTTTTGAAACAGGAGTTACAGCTGCCAAACCATCTATAACACCTCTTGACACAAATATGAAGCTTACAACTACAGAGTATGATGAACATCTAAAGAAGACCAAGTCAACTGCTCAAATGAATGAAGAACTGGCAGATCTAACTTCCTATCAAAGACTGATAGACAAACTCTTATATTTAATAATGACCAGGCTAGATATTTCATTTAGTGTTCAAACACTAAGTCCGTTCCTCCAAAGACCAAAGAAGTCCCACATGGAAGCAACTCTAAGAGTTGTCAAATACATCAAAAACAGCCCAGGACAAGGAATTCTACTTTCAAGCAAATTAAACAATACTATCTCAGCATACTGTGATGCAGATTGG aaacaAACTACTGTTTCTAGAAGTTCCATAGAAGCTGAGTATAGAAACCTTGCAACAACTGTTGCAGAACTCATTTGGTTGATTGGTCTGTTAAAAGAagtggaagttgaggtcaaattaCCAGTTGAAGTGTTTAGTGATAGCAAAGAATTGCAGCAAATCCTGTTTATCACGAAAGAACAAAGCACATCGAGATCGACTGTCATTTCATCAGAGAAAAAAATTGTACAAGGACTTATCAAAACAACATACATATCTACTAAGGAGCAACCAGCGGATATGCTAACCAAAGGTCTCAACAAGGATTAG